The following are encoded in a window of Amycolatopsis lexingtonensis genomic DNA:
- a CDS encoding SDR family oxidoreductase: MSDQTVLVVGRGLIGASVADRLRADGHDVATVSTTPLPHAGHLSVDLDDPAGRERLRSHVDTLRPARVILTHGPSDVTWIEANEQRAEAVHHGVAKLLAGSGVPTVLVSTDNVFDGSRGGHRPADPISPHNVYGRVKALAEQELLTGPNLALRVSLVYGWTGPAHRATYGQRCLQAAAGGEELEAPTDQSFTPVHIDDVSEVLAALCRVPELPTGIAHLAGPAELSRYDFATVAYRLTGTDPALVRPVLRRDTLWASRPRHSSLACDDFGHLPGLAGWTPMTPEDGLRRMLRTGPVVAV; encoded by the coding sequence ATGTCTGACCAGACCGTGCTGGTCGTCGGCCGCGGGCTGATCGGCGCTTCGGTGGCCGACCGGCTGCGCGCCGACGGCCACGACGTGGCGACCGTGTCGACCACGCCACTTCCCCACGCCGGGCACCTGTCCGTGGACCTCGACGACCCGGCGGGCCGCGAACGCCTGCGCAGCCACGTCGACACCCTGCGCCCCGCGCGGGTCATCCTGACCCACGGGCCCAGCGACGTCACGTGGATCGAAGCGAACGAGCAGCGGGCGGAGGCGGTCCACCACGGCGTGGCCAAGCTGCTCGCCGGCTCCGGGGTGCCGACCGTGCTGGTCTCCACCGACAACGTCTTCGACGGTTCGCGCGGCGGCCACCGCCCCGCGGACCCGATCAGCCCGCACAACGTCTACGGGCGGGTCAAGGCGCTGGCGGAGCAGGAGCTGCTGACCGGCCCGAACCTCGCGCTGCGCGTCAGCCTCGTCTACGGCTGGACCGGCCCGGCGCACCGCGCCACCTACGGCCAGCGCTGCCTGCAGGCGGCCGCCGGCGGCGAGGAGCTGGAGGCGCCGACCGACCAGTCGTTCACGCCGGTGCACATCGACGACGTCTCGGAAGTGCTGGCCGCGCTGTGCCGCGTGCCGGAGCTGCCGACCGGCATCGCCCACCTGGCCGGGCCGGCCGAACTGAGCCGGTACGACTTCGCGACGGTGGCCTACCGGCTCACCGGCACCGACCCCGCGCTGGTGCGGCCGGTCCTGCGCCGCGACACCCTGTGGGCCTCGCGCCCCCGGCACTCCTCGCTGGCCTGCGACGACTTCGGGCACCTGCCCGGGCTGGCCGGCTGGACGCCGATGACGCCGGAGGACGGGCTGCGGCGGATGCTGCGGACCGGCCCCGTGGTCGCGGTCTGA
- a CDS encoding DsbA family protein has product MNTVEQWFDPMDPWSWVVSRWLLEVEQVREIDLRFRVMSVSVVNADREIPEQYLDDPEAYLKRMQAAWGPVRVATAAAEQLGPKVLRDLYTALGKRIHEEGNKDFPAVISAALDELGLPAELNEIATTDAADDQVRASTREAMDAVGIEIGTPIIRIDGAAFFGPVVSKIARGEDAGRLFDALATLAGFEHVSEVKRARISEPDFS; this is encoded by the coding sequence ATGAACACCGTGGAACAGTGGTTCGACCCGATGGACCCGTGGTCCTGGGTCGTGTCGCGGTGGCTGCTGGAGGTCGAGCAGGTCCGGGAGATCGACCTGCGGTTCCGGGTGATGAGCGTTTCGGTGGTCAACGCCGACCGCGAGATCCCCGAGCAGTACCTCGACGACCCGGAGGCCTACCTGAAGCGGATGCAGGCGGCCTGGGGCCCGGTCCGCGTGGCGACGGCGGCCGCCGAGCAGCTCGGCCCGAAGGTGCTGCGCGACCTGTACACCGCGCTGGGCAAGCGCATCCACGAAGAGGGCAACAAGGACTTCCCGGCGGTCATCTCGGCGGCACTGGACGAGCTGGGCCTGCCCGCCGAGCTGAACGAGATCGCCACGACGGACGCGGCCGACGACCAGGTCCGCGCGAGCACCCGCGAGGCGATGGACGCGGTGGGCATCGAGATCGGCACCCCGATCATCCGCATCGACGGAGCGGCGTTCTTCGGCCCGGTGGTCTCGAAGATCGCGCGGGGTGAGGACGCCGGGCGGCTGTTCGACGCGCTGGCGACGCTGGCGGGGTTCGAGCACGTTTCGGAGGTCAAGCGGGCACGGATTTCGGAGCCCGACTTTTCCTGA
- the aroB gene encoding 3-dehydroquinate synthase: MLEHVRCPHLVPIPAADDTEPFTASASRDDIYSVFVCKAEPCAEKFLLKQIDGRRVALVTDDTVSALHAERLANSLRAHGIDVAMTSFPPGEANKSIDTAVRMLDWLAGTSIARRDIILSVGGGVVIDTIGWVASAYMRGVPYINVPTTLLGQVDAALGGKVAVDHPSAKNLIGAFYQPKAVVSNVAYLSTLDRRQIAAGLAEAIKKGVIGSPPLFDLIEENADLALNRDLPALEQIVRAASVVKSELIQLDPYEVDLRRPLNFGHTVGHAVETVTGYGPVLHGEAVAYGMTIAAEIAVRRGMLAEEDRSRLVGLLNRCGLPTSTLDLPRSVQPGAVTAALGQIRKIRDSKIRFVLPVEYGCTVIADDVTDDEVAMAMAATRAAALAESGEGVRAA; this comes from the coding sequence ATGCTCGAGCACGTGCGTTGTCCGCATCTGGTACCGATTCCCGCCGCGGACGATACCGAGCCGTTCACCGCCTCCGCCAGCCGAGACGACATCTACTCGGTCTTCGTCTGCAAGGCCGAACCCTGCGCCGAAAAGTTCCTCCTCAAGCAGATCGACGGGCGCCGGGTCGCGCTCGTCACCGACGACACGGTCTCCGCGCTGCACGCCGAGCGGCTGGCGAACTCGTTGCGGGCACACGGGATCGACGTCGCCATGACGTCCTTCCCGCCCGGGGAAGCCAACAAGTCGATCGACACCGCGGTCCGCATGCTCGACTGGCTGGCCGGCACGTCCATCGCCCGCCGCGACATCATCCTGTCGGTCGGCGGCGGCGTGGTCATCGACACCATCGGCTGGGTCGCCAGCGCCTACATGCGCGGCGTGCCCTACATCAACGTCCCCACCACGCTGCTGGGCCAGGTCGACGCGGCGCTCGGCGGCAAGGTCGCCGTCGACCACCCGAGCGCGAAGAACCTCATCGGCGCGTTCTACCAGCCGAAGGCGGTCGTCTCGAACGTGGCTTATCTGTCCACTCTGGACCGCAGGCAGATCGCGGCCGGGCTGGCGGAGGCCATCAAGAAAGGCGTGATCGGCTCGCCCCCGCTGTTCGACCTCATCGAGGAGAACGCCGATCTGGCGCTGAACCGCGACCTGCCCGCGCTGGAGCAGATCGTGCGCGCGGCGAGCGTCGTGAAGTCCGAGCTGATCCAGCTGGACCCGTACGAAGTGGACCTGCGGCGGCCGCTGAACTTCGGCCACACCGTCGGCCACGCGGTGGAGACGGTGACCGGCTACGGCCCGGTGCTGCACGGCGAGGCCGTCGCCTACGGCATGACGATCGCCGCCGAAATCGCGGTGCGGCGCGGGATGCTCGCCGAGGAGGACCGCTCGCGGCTGGTCGGCCTGCTGAACCGCTGCGGGCTGCCGACGTCCACTTTGGACCTCCCGCGGTCGGTGCAACCGGGTGCCGTCACCGCGGCGCTCGGCCAGATCCGGAAGATCCGCGACTCGAAGATCCGGTTCGTGCTGCCCGTCGAGTACGGCTGCACGGTGATCGCCGACGACGTCACCGACGACGAGGTCGCCATGGCGATGGCCGCGACCCGGGCCGCCGCGCTGGCCGAAAGCGGCGAGGGCGTGAGGGCGGCATGA
- a CDS encoding glycosyltransferase produces the protein MRPAWVREPGPGPRLVHVNATATGGGVAELLHGLVPAQLAAGVDAGWAVIAGDDGFFAFTKSLHHLLHDQGTPRISAADLDHYREVLAPQAEWLAARVGPGDTVVLHDPQVLGLAPALAAAGARVVWHCHIGTDAPGAGPEAVWRAFEPELSTVDVVVTALAEYAPPGRPVAVCAPAFDPKAAKNRPMDAVETNELLAEAGLTAETASELAAVEQDAPMPAGARMVLQVSRWDPLKDMPGVLRLLPGLPGDVHLVLAGNDPEEIPDDPEGLAVLAEVRRLRAGLPASVRRRVHLLRTSQRNPERAALLINALQRRADVVVQKSLAEGFGLTVTEAMAKGRPVVAGRVGGLCAQIEHGRTGLLVDPADTAAVVDAVNGLLSCLRDRERMGAAAAAAAAATYLMDRLVADYRAVAARLPEGAAR, from the coding sequence GTGAGGCCCGCGTGGGTGCGCGAGCCGGGCCCGGGCCCGCGGCTGGTGCACGTCAACGCGACCGCGACCGGCGGCGGTGTCGCCGAGCTGCTGCACGGGCTGGTGCCGGCGCAGCTCGCGGCCGGCGTCGACGCGGGGTGGGCGGTGATCGCCGGGGACGACGGGTTCTTCGCGTTCACCAAGTCCCTGCACCACCTGCTGCACGACCAGGGCACGCCTCGGATTTCCGCCGCCGACCTGGACCACTACCGCGAGGTGCTGGCCCCGCAGGCGGAGTGGCTGGCCGCGCGGGTGGGCCCCGGTGACACCGTGGTGCTGCACGACCCGCAGGTGCTCGGCCTGGCCCCGGCTTTGGCGGCCGCCGGCGCGCGGGTGGTGTGGCACTGCCACATCGGCACCGACGCTCCGGGTGCCGGGCCCGAAGCGGTGTGGCGGGCGTTCGAGCCGGAACTGTCCACAGTGGACGTCGTCGTGACGGCGCTGGCGGAGTACGCCCCGCCGGGACGGCCGGTCGCGGTGTGCGCGCCGGCTTTCGACCCGAAGGCGGCGAAGAACCGGCCGATGGACGCGGTGGAGACGAACGAGCTGCTGGCCGAAGCCGGGCTGACCGCGGAAACCGCGAGCGAACTCGCCGCTGTCGAGCAGGACGCGCCGATGCCCGCCGGGGCGCGGATGGTGCTGCAGGTCTCGCGGTGGGACCCGCTCAAGGACATGCCCGGCGTGTTGCGGCTGCTGCCCGGCCTGCCCGGCGACGTCCACCTCGTGCTGGCGGGCAACGACCCCGAAGAGATCCCCGACGACCCCGAAGGCCTCGCCGTGCTCGCCGAAGTGCGACGGCTGCGGGCCGGGCTGCCCGCCTCGGTGCGGCGCCGGGTGCACCTGCTGCGCACCTCGCAGCGGAACCCCGAACGGGCCGCGCTGCTGATCAACGCGTTGCAGCGGCGGGCGGACGTCGTCGTGCAGAAGAGCCTCGCCGAAGGGTTCGGGCTCACCGTCACCGAGGCGATGGCGAAGGGGCGGCCGGTGGTCGCGGGGCGCGTCGGCGGGCTGTGCGCGCAGATCGAGCACGGCCGGACCGGGCTGCTGGTCGACCCGGCGGACACCGCGGCCGTCGTCGACGCCGTGAACGGGCTGCTCTCGTGCCTGCGGGACCGCGAGCGCATGGGCGCGGCCGCCGCGGCCGCGGCGGCGGCCACCTACCTGATGGACCGCCTGGTCGCGGACTACCGCGCGGTGGCGGCACGGCTTCCGGAAGGGGCGGCACGATGA
- a CDS encoding BadF/BadG/BcrA/BcrD ATPase family protein, with protein sequence MVGRFAIDAGGSRTRVLVVPGDGGPRRTFEFPSINPHATGDEAGRTLREAFAEIGAVLGSGPSVGWLASAAAGPGGIGPELERARAAADAAGLDAGLVVSNDVLPLLWGVPALSGVGVVAVCGTGSGFFGTDGKRVANAGGCEYLGSDEGGAVDIGLRGLRAAVRATDGRGPETALVDALSEYAGTTVAGLARRLAAQPFPKQGLAALAPVVCATWLAGDEVALGVVDQAVGDLAEGVYAVRDALGLPDGFAVAAAGGVFTGCPELYEQFAHHLTGPVGAGSADLVTDTASVVLTALDRFAGSGEPALPGGLDAYAAALPPRRRHEAGTVLGGVR encoded by the coding sequence ATGGTCGGCCGGTTCGCGATCGACGCCGGCGGCAGCCGCACCCGGGTTCTGGTGGTGCCCGGGGACGGCGGCCCGCGGCGGACGTTCGAATTCCCGTCGATCAACCCGCACGCGACCGGCGACGAGGCCGGCCGCACCCTGCGGGAGGCGTTCGCCGAGATCGGCGCCGTGCTCGGGTCCGGGCCCTCGGTCGGCTGGCTGGCCAGCGCCGCGGCCGGGCCCGGTGGGATCGGCCCGGAGCTCGAGCGGGCCCGGGCCGCCGCCGACGCCGCAGGCCTGGACGCCGGGCTGGTCGTCTCCAACGACGTGCTGCCGCTGCTGTGGGGCGTCCCGGCGCTGTCCGGCGTCGGCGTGGTCGCCGTGTGCGGCACCGGCTCCGGGTTCTTCGGCACCGACGGGAAGCGCGTGGCCAACGCGGGCGGCTGCGAGTACCTCGGCAGCGACGAGGGCGGCGCCGTCGACATCGGCCTGCGCGGGCTGCGGGCGGCCGTCCGGGCCACCGACGGCCGCGGCCCCGAGACCGCGCTCGTCGACGCGCTGAGCGAATACGCGGGAACGACCGTCGCCGGCCTCGCGCGCCGGCTGGCCGCGCAGCCGTTCCCCAAGCAGGGCCTGGCCGCGCTCGCGCCGGTGGTCTGCGCGACCTGGCTGGCCGGCGACGAGGTCGCGCTCGGCGTGGTCGACCAGGCCGTCGGCGATCTGGCGGAAGGCGTGTACGCGGTCCGCGACGCGCTCGGCCTGCCGGACGGGTTCGCCGTCGCCGCGGCGGGTGGCGTGTTCACCGGCTGCCCCGAGCTGTACGAGCAGTTCGCCCACCACCTGACCGGGCCGGTCGGCGCCGGCAGCGCCGACCTCGTGACCGACACGGCCTCGGTCGTCCTGACCGCGCTCGACCGGTTCGCCGGCTCCGGCGAACCCGCGCTGCCCGGCGGGCTCGACGCCTACGCCGCGGCGCTGCCCCCGAGGAGGCGACATGAAGCTGGGACTGTGCTTGGCGGCGTTCGGTGA
- a CDS encoding LLM class F420-dependent oxidoreductase yields the protein MELRIFTEPQEGAGHGDLLRVARHAEATGFPAFFRSDHYMRTGTAAAHPGPSDAWVTLGALARETSSIRLGVLLSPVTFRYPGALAVTIAQVDEMSGGRVEFGIGSGWFEGEHHAIGAPFPTKGERVDRLGEQLEILTGLWGTPVGDTYSFEGKHYRIVDSPALPKPVQGPHPPIIMGGKGPKRLPRLVARYANEFNNSLWDEENTAAQFDRVRAACAEIGRDPAEITFSVAQTICVGADEAAVAARAEKIGRTVEDLREKALTGSPAEVVDKIGRWRERTGISRVYLQVLDLADLDHLDLIAAEVVPQV from the coding sequence ATGGAGCTGAGGATCTTCACCGAACCGCAGGAAGGGGCCGGCCACGGCGATTTGCTGCGCGTGGCCCGGCACGCCGAAGCGACCGGGTTCCCCGCGTTCTTCCGGTCCGACCACTACATGCGCACCGGAACCGCGGCCGCGCACCCCGGCCCGTCCGACGCGTGGGTCACGCTCGGCGCGCTGGCACGGGAAACCAGCAGCATCCGGCTCGGCGTGCTGCTGAGCCCGGTGACGTTCCGGTACCCGGGCGCGCTGGCCGTCACCATCGCGCAGGTGGACGAGATGTCCGGTGGCCGTGTGGAATTCGGCATCGGCTCGGGCTGGTTCGAGGGGGAGCACCACGCGATCGGCGCGCCGTTCCCGACCAAGGGCGAGCGCGTGGACCGGCTGGGGGAGCAGCTGGAGATCCTCACCGGGCTGTGGGGCACCCCGGTCGGCGACACGTATTCCTTCGAGGGCAAGCACTACCGGATCGTCGACTCGCCGGCGTTGCCGAAGCCGGTGCAGGGCCCGCACCCGCCGATCATCATGGGCGGCAAGGGCCCGAAGCGCCTGCCGCGCCTGGTTGCCCGCTACGCCAACGAGTTCAACAACTCGCTGTGGGACGAGGAGAACACGGCGGCGCAGTTCGACCGCGTCCGCGCGGCCTGCGCCGAGATCGGCCGCGACCCCGCGGAGATCACGTTCTCGGTGGCCCAGACCATCTGCGTCGGCGCCGACGAGGCCGCGGTGGCCGCTCGCGCGGAGAAGATCGGCCGCACGGTCGAAGACCTGCGCGAGAAGGCGCTGACCGGTTCACCCGCCGAAGTCGTCGACAAGATCGGCCGGTGGCGCGAGCGCACCGGGATCTCCCGGGTCTACCTCCAGGTGCTCGACCTGGCCGACCTGGACCACCTGGACCTGATCGCGGCGGAGGTCGTCCCGCAGGTCTAG
- a CDS encoding SDR family NAD(P)-dependent oxidoreductase: MRTGVVTAAGGRIGSAVAERLLAAGVVDEVVAVDVVEPVVPAGAKGFVCDLREASEVDKLAAALPGELTVLVNVLGGERRPHLEPVEDATWPPEAVFDDIFALNLTTAYRVTKALRERFGRGSAICNVSSIAANMPWVVSPAYGAAKAALEHWSTSLAVALAPAGVRVNTVRPGFVWSRQWQDVSRAEFDEVVADRVPLGREQTAEDVADVVAFLCSPAAAHITGQGLDVDGGATLVRRAR, encoded by the coding sequence ATGAGGACCGGAGTGGTCACCGCGGCGGGCGGGCGGATCGGCTCGGCGGTGGCGGAGCGGCTGCTCGCGGCCGGCGTCGTCGACGAGGTCGTGGCGGTCGACGTCGTCGAGCCGGTGGTTCCCGCCGGTGCCAAGGGTTTCGTCTGCGACCTCCGCGAAGCGTCCGAAGTGGACAAGCTGGCGGCCGCGCTGCCCGGCGAGCTCACCGTGCTCGTCAACGTGCTGGGCGGCGAACGGCGGCCGCACCTCGAACCCGTCGAGGACGCGACCTGGCCGCCGGAAGCGGTGTTCGACGACATCTTCGCGCTCAACCTCACCACGGCCTACCGCGTGACGAAGGCCCTGCGCGAGCGCTTCGGCCGCGGTTCGGCGATCTGCAACGTCAGCTCGATCGCGGCGAACATGCCGTGGGTCGTCTCCCCCGCGTACGGCGCCGCGAAAGCCGCGCTCGAACACTGGAGCACCTCGCTCGCCGTCGCGCTGGCGCCGGCCGGGGTGCGGGTGAACACCGTCCGGCCCGGGTTCGTCTGGAGCCGGCAGTGGCAGGACGTCAGCCGCGCCGAGTTCGACGAGGTCGTCGCCGACCGCGTCCCGCTCGGCCGGGAACAGACCGCGGAGGACGTCGCCGACGTCGTGGCGTTCCTCTGCTCGCCGGCCGCGGCGCACATCACCGGGCAGGGCCTGGACGTCGACGGCGGCGCGACCCTGGTGCGGAGGGCACGATGA
- a CDS encoding sugar phosphate isomerase/epimerase family protein, with amino-acid sequence MKLGLCLAAFGDLDLATALRHAEKFGPLWLDVPTDTTFGLIDAVRCADDATYRDEVADVLRGQQIGCVSNSRDAQLLLGPHDRHTDPVHRGDAAAKRAHALTCALGAIRLAERLGAPDVRLLPGCPDFGRWLSWWHSDVSWADNIAEFRTAAEPLVRAAREAGVRLLVEPHPKQVVYDRASADLLFAATEDWADVLGLCVDPANLAATGHDPVDAVRGWETRMGAVHAKDLQRWTGRGLPSGAGWGRYGPQPPIRFRALGLGELPWAEIVATLQDEGFDGVLYLEHEDTLLPRERSIERGLGVLRSMVPDAVAEGRTW; translated from the coding sequence ATGAAGCTGGGACTGTGCTTGGCGGCGTTCGGTGACCTCGACCTGGCCACCGCGCTGCGGCACGCGGAGAAGTTCGGCCCGCTGTGGCTGGACGTCCCGACGGACACGACGTTCGGGCTGATCGACGCCGTGCGGTGCGCCGACGACGCGACCTACCGCGACGAAGTGGCGGATGTGCTGCGCGGGCAGCAGATCGGCTGCGTCAGCAACAGCCGCGACGCGCAGCTGCTGCTCGGACCGCACGACCGGCACACCGACCCGGTGCACCGCGGCGACGCGGCCGCCAAGCGCGCCCACGCGCTCACCTGCGCGCTCGGCGCGATCCGGCTGGCCGAGCGGCTCGGCGCGCCGGACGTCCGGCTGCTGCCCGGCTGTCCCGACTTCGGGCGCTGGCTGTCGTGGTGGCACAGCGACGTGAGCTGGGCGGACAACATCGCCGAGTTCCGCACCGCCGCCGAGCCGCTGGTGCGGGCCGCGCGCGAGGCCGGCGTCCGGCTGCTGGTGGAGCCGCACCCGAAGCAGGTCGTCTACGACCGGGCGAGCGCGGACCTGCTGTTCGCCGCGACCGAGGACTGGGCGGACGTGCTCGGGCTGTGCGTCGACCCGGCGAACCTCGCCGCGACCGGCCACGACCCGGTGGACGCCGTGCGCGGCTGGGAAACGCGCATGGGCGCGGTGCACGCGAAGGACCTGCAGCGCTGGACCGGGCGCGGCCTGCCCTCCGGCGCCGGCTGGGGCCGCTACGGCCCGCAGCCGCCGATCCGCTTCCGCGCGCTCGGCCTCGGCGAGCTGCCGTGGGCGGAGATCGTGGCGACGCTGCAGGACGAAGGCTTCGACGGCGTGCTCTACCTCGAGCACGAAGACACGCTGCTCCCCCGCGAACGCAGCATCGAGCGCGGCCTCGGCGTCCTGCGGTCGATGGTGCCGGACGCGGTGGCCGAAGGGCGGACGTGGTGA
- a CDS encoding HAD-IA family hydrolase: MSTPADALSCAAVLFDLDGVLVESGSTVERSWRAWAVDHGLDADAVVAACHGRPSAETIAAVAPHLDAAAEAAALELLQAADTSELVACPGAAEILAALPPTRHAVVTSGTRPLATARLTSVLLPVPAVLIAAGEVPRGKPAPDGYLAAAARLGFAPESCVVVEDARPGVLAARAAGCRVIGIDGPLLGDPSDVDILVPDLAAVAATVGTGSIALTRRSETHV; the protein is encoded by the coding sequence ATGAGCACCCCGGCCGATGCGCTGTCGTGCGCGGCGGTGCTGTTCGACCTCGACGGGGTGCTCGTGGAGTCCGGCAGCACCGTGGAACGGTCGTGGCGCGCCTGGGCGGTGGACCACGGGCTCGACGCGGACGCCGTGGTCGCCGCCTGCCACGGACGCCCGTCGGCCGAGACGATCGCGGCGGTGGCGCCGCACCTCGACGCCGCCGCCGAGGCCGCCGCGCTGGAACTGCTCCAGGCGGCGGACACCAGCGAACTCGTGGCGTGCCCGGGTGCGGCGGAGATCCTCGCCGCACTGCCGCCGACGCGGCACGCCGTGGTGACGTCGGGGACGCGGCCGCTCGCGACCGCGCGGCTGACCAGCGTGCTGCTGCCGGTCCCGGCCGTCCTGATCGCCGCGGGCGAGGTCCCGCGTGGCAAGCCCGCGCCCGACGGCTACCTCGCCGCGGCCGCCCGGCTCGGCTTCGCGCCGGAGTCGTGCGTCGTCGTCGAGGACGCCCGGCCCGGCGTGCTCGCCGCCCGGGCCGCCGGCTGCCGGGTCATCGGCATCGACGGGCCCTTGCTCGGTGATCCGTCCGATGTGGACATCCTGGTGCCGGACCTGGCCGCGGTGGCGGCCACCGTCGGCACCGGCTCGATCGCGCTGACGAGGAGGAGCGAAACCCATGTCTGA
- the mca gene encoding mycothiol conjugate amidase Mca yields MAVHAHPDDESSKAAATLARYVDEGHEVLVVTCTGGEEGSILNPAMDTPEVRADLTAVRRGEIARAIEVLGVEQRWLGFADSGWPDGTPVPPGRFASLPLATCTERLLVEMREFRPHVVITYDENGGYPHPDHIRAHEVAAAAFEAAGDDPDWQPLKLYYVHEWCGKKMAIFHEALLEAGLDSPYHEWLKEWDTKPDVYARITTRVPCADHFPRRDAALLAHATQIDPDSHWFAVPLELQRELWPTEDFELARSRVGGSGPEDDLFAGIEVRKG; encoded by the coding sequence ATGGCGGTGCACGCGCACCCGGACGACGAGTCGAGCAAGGCCGCGGCGACGCTCGCGCGGTACGTCGACGAGGGCCACGAGGTCCTGGTCGTCACGTGCACGGGCGGCGAAGAGGGCAGCATCCTCAACCCGGCCATGGACACCCCGGAGGTGCGCGCCGACCTCACCGCGGTCCGCCGGGGCGAGATCGCCCGCGCCATCGAGGTCCTCGGCGTCGAGCAGCGGTGGCTCGGGTTCGCCGACTCCGGCTGGCCGGACGGCACCCCGGTGCCACCGGGCCGGTTCGCGAGCCTGCCGCTCGCGACGTGCACCGAACGGCTGCTCGTGGAGATGCGCGAGTTCCGGCCGCACGTGGTCATCACCTACGACGAGAACGGCGGCTACCCGCACCCGGACCACATCCGGGCGCACGAGGTCGCGGCCGCGGCGTTCGAGGCGGCCGGCGACGACCCGGACTGGCAGCCGCTGAAGCTGTACTACGTGCACGAGTGGTGCGGCAAGAAGATGGCGATCTTCCACGAAGCGCTGCTCGAGGCGGGCCTGGATTCGCCGTACCACGAGTGGCTGAAGGAGTGGGACACCAAGCCGGACGTCTACGCCCGGATCACGACCCGGGTGCCGTGCGCGGACCACTTCCCGCGGCGCGACGCGGCGCTGCTCGCCCACGCCACCCAGATCGACCCGGACAGCCACTGGTTCGCCGTCCCGCTCGAACTCCAGCGGGAGCTGTGGCCGACCGAAGATTTCGAGCTCGCCCGTTCCCGGGTGGGCGGCTCTGGGCCGGAGGACGACCTGTTCGCCGGCATCGAAGTGCGGAAGGGGTAA
- a CDS encoding FAD-binding oxidoreductase, with the protein MGGTALLDNGLLTGVAGAAESTAAGSGYPASVISPADQQYPDLVRALNARFVAHPERVAVIDAPSQIAPLVNAAVSAGKRITVRGGGHCYEDFVYSDDTQVILDLSSMNRVCYDSQLNAIAIESGATLLDVYEKLYKTWGVVIPGGVCYSVGVGGHVAGGGWGWLVRRNGLVVDHLYAVEVVTVNAAGRAQTVVATREPGDPNRELWWAHTGGGGGNFGIVTRYFFRSPGATGTDPRKLLPKPPARTNFTVAGWNLNNLSEQQFSRLVRNYGQWHIDNKSPNSPARDLTGALSVNHKSSGSVTALAQLDVSVPNAQAIMDSFIAYLADGVAPPDFVAPQTLPWLQFVELTGTTNSVANDPTSRAKYKAAFMKGLFTPEQTAAMYKHLTRSDISNPNINIIFQPYGGQVSAVPQANTAIQHRDAAYQVQWSSVWNGAAGDAANIAWAREVYAEVYAATGGVPVPNDVSDGSYVNHCDADLSDPAFNKSASAWYDLYYKGAYPRLQAVKKKYDPRNVFRHRQSVELPS; encoded by the coding sequence GTGGGCGGGACGGCGCTCCTCGACAACGGTCTCCTCACCGGGGTGGCGGGAGCCGCCGAATCGACCGCGGCGGGTTCGGGTTACCCCGCCTCGGTCATCAGCCCCGCGGACCAGCAGTACCCGGACCTGGTGCGCGCGCTCAACGCCCGGTTCGTGGCGCACCCCGAGCGGGTCGCCGTCATCGACGCGCCGTCGCAGATCGCGCCGCTGGTGAACGCCGCCGTGAGCGCGGGCAAGCGGATCACCGTCCGCGGTGGCGGCCACTGCTACGAGGACTTCGTCTACAGCGACGACACCCAGGTCATCCTCGACCTGAGCAGCATGAACCGCGTCTGCTACGACTCGCAGCTCAACGCGATCGCGATCGAATCCGGCGCGACGCTGCTGGACGTCTACGAGAAGCTGTACAAGACCTGGGGCGTCGTCATCCCCGGCGGGGTCTGCTACTCCGTCGGCGTCGGCGGGCACGTCGCCGGCGGCGGCTGGGGCTGGCTGGTGCGCCGCAACGGCCTGGTCGTGGACCACCTGTACGCCGTCGAGGTCGTCACGGTGAACGCCGCGGGGCGGGCCCAGACGGTCGTCGCCACCCGCGAGCCCGGCGACCCGAACCGCGAGCTCTGGTGGGCGCACACCGGCGGCGGTGGCGGCAACTTCGGCATCGTGACGCGGTACTTCTTCCGCTCGCCGGGCGCGACCGGCACCGACCCGCGCAAGCTGCTGCCCAAGCCGCCCGCGCGGACGAACTTCACCGTGGCCGGCTGGAACCTGAACAACCTGTCGGAGCAGCAGTTCTCGCGCCTGGTGCGGAACTACGGGCAGTGGCACATCGACAACAAGTCCCCGAACAGCCCGGCCCGCGACCTGACCGGCGCCCTGTCGGTGAACCACAAGTCGAGCGGCTCGGTGACCGCGCTGGCGCAGCTCGACGTGTCGGTGCCGAACGCGCAGGCGATCATGGACAGCTTCATCGCCTACCTGGCCGACGGCGTGGCGCCGCCCGACTTCGTCGCCCCGCAGACGCTGCCGTGGCTGCAGTTCGTCGAGCTGACCGGGACCACCAACTCGGTCGCGAACGACCCGACGTCGCGCGCCAAGTACAAGGCGGCGTTCATGAAGGGCCTGTTCACCCCGGAGCAGACCGCGGCGATGTACAAGCACCTCACCCGTTCCGACATCAGCAACCCCAACATCAACATCATCTTCCAGCCCTACGGCGGCCAGGTTTCCGCGGTGCCCCAGGCGAACACGGCCATCCAGCACCGCGACGCCGCCTACCAGGTCCAGTGGTCCTCGGTGTGGAACGGCGCCGCCGGCGACGCCGCCAACATCGCGTGGGCGCGCGAGGTCTACGCCGAGGTCTACGCGGCCACTGGTGGCGTCCCCGTGCCCAACGACGTCTCCGACGGCTCGTACGTCAACCACTGCGACGCCGACCTGAGCGACCCGGCGTTCAACAAATCGGCCTCGGCCTGGTACGACCTGTACTACAAGGGTGCCTACCCGCGCCTGCAGGCCGTGAAGAAGAAGTACGACCCCCGCAACGTGTTCCGCCACCGCCAGTCGGTCGAGCTCCCGTCCTGA